TGCTTGAGTTCATAGTCGCATCCGGCATCCCGATCCTGCTATCGACGGGCATGAGTGCTCTGTCGGAAATCGACGAGGTCGTCGGGTTTTTGCAGACACATCAGGCGCCTACCACCCTGCTTCAATGCACAACGGCGTATCCCTGCCCACCGGAAAAGATCGGCCTGAATCTTATTCCGATGTACCGCGCCCGTTACCGGTGCAACGTCGGACTGTCGGACCATTCGGGGACTATCTATGCCGGCCTGGCAGCAGCAGCAATCGGGATCGAAGCACTCGAAGTCCACGTGACCATGAGTCGAGAGATGCCTGGGCCGGACGTGCCGGCGAGTGTGACCGCCGATGAGCTCCATCGGCTCGTCGAGGGGATCCGGTTCATTGAGAAGATCCGAAATCACCCTGTCGATAAGGATCAATTGTCGGAAGAAATGCGACCGCTTAGGCGCCTCTTTACCAAAAGTGTCGTGGCGATGTCGGACCTTCCTGCGGGAACGATTCTTTCATCCGAACATCTGACCTTCAAGAAACCTGGGACAGGGATTGCCGTCGAACGAGTCGGAGAGATTCTTGGGCGCAAGCTGCGACGGACGGTACCGGCAGATACGTTACTTTCGCAGGATGATTTCGAGCCATGAGCACCCCTGTTCTCGCTGTCACGCCCGGACAGTATCGTATTCTCAACCTCGAGCCGGAAGGGTACTGCGGAGAAGCACGTGCGGTCCTGGGGCGGTTAGGCGAGATCAACGACGGGCCGCTGTGTCGGCGCGAACTGCTGGAGCGTCTCTCAGCCTACGACATTCTGATCGTCCGGCTACGCCACCAGATCGATCGGGAAGTATTCGAAGCGGGAAAAAATCTGAAAGCTATCGTGTCGGCGACAACCGGTCTCGACCATATCGATCTCGAGACGGCAGAGGCACGGAATGTTCCTGTCCTTAGCCTGAAAGGCGAACAGACCTTTCTGAGCAGCATCACCGCTACGGCTGAACACACGTGGGGATTGTTGCTTGCCCTTATGCGACGGATTCCTGAAGCGATCGATTCAGTGCAGGCCGGACAATGGAATCGAGATGCTTTGAAGGGGCGCGATCTGGAGGGAAAACGGCTCGGCATCGTCGGGTTCGGGCGGTTAGGCAGGCAGGTCGC
This is a stretch of genomic DNA from Nitrospira sp.. It encodes these proteins:
- a CDS encoding N-acetylneuraminate synthase family protein, with the translated sequence MTHPCLIIGEVGQAHDGSLGLAHAYIDAIANAGADAVKFQTHIAQAESTPGEPWRVKFSRQDATRYDYWRRMEFSEEQWQGLRAHAADRRLKFISSPFSLPAAQMLQRVGLDGWKVASGEITNRPLLEFIVASGIPILLSTGMSALSEIDEVVGFLQTHQAPTTLLQCTTAYPCPPEKIGLNLIPMYRARYRCNVGLSDHSGTIYAGLAAAAIGIEALEVHVTMSREMPGPDVPASVTADELHRLVEGIRFIEKIRNHPVDKDQLSEEMRPLRRLFTKSVVAMSDLPAGTILSSEHLTFKKPGTGIAVERVGEILGRKLRRTVPADTLLSQDDFEP
- a CDS encoding hydroxyacid dehydrogenase, which translates into the protein MSTPVLAVTPGQYRILNLEPEGYCGEARAVLGRLGEINDGPLCRRELLERLSAYDILIVRLRHQIDREVFEAGKNLKAIVSATTGLDHIDLETAEARNVPVLSLKGEQTFLSSITATAEHTWGLLLALMRRIPEAIDSVQAGQWNRDALKGRDLEGKRLGIVGFGRLGRQVATYGSAFRMRVAAYDPFIETWQTAVLRKPSLPELLADSDVLTIHVNLHPGAVNLIGRAELAALPGGAVLVNTSRGQILDEAALLDALVSGRLRGAALDVLADERRHDIRSNNPLLTYAKHHHNLLITPHIGGATHEAMCKTEVFMAHKLTQFLHNFPA